Within the Pseudomonas sp. SL4(2022) genome, the region ATTGTGCCGGGTCTGGTCGTATTCAGGGCCGGGGTTACCCAGGCCAACGATCAGTTGTACGGCAGTCATGTCAGGAGCCCTTATGTGGAAATAGCCTGGCAGAATCGCATGCCAGGCTGGTTTCCGACACTGCGAGGTTTACTCGGCAGCGCCTTCGTCTTTAACAACGCGGGAGGCGTGGATGTTGGCCACTGCCAGGTCGTTGCCATGAGCCAGTGCGACCAACTCAACGCCTTGCGGCAGTTTCAGGTCGGCCAGGTGAACGATCTGACCGACTTCAACGGCAGCCATGTCGACTTCGATGAACTCAGGCAGGTCTTTCGGCAGGCAGGAAACCTCTACTTCTACCAGTACGTGAGACACTTCGCCGCCTTGCTGCTTCACGCCAACCGAGGTTTCCTGGTTGATGAAGTGCAGGGGGACGTGAGCGGTCAGTTTCTGGCCGGCGACAACGCGAACGAAGTCAGCATGCAGTACGTAGCCTTTGGCTGGGTGGCGCTGCAGGGCTTTGATCAGCACGCTTTCGGTGCTACCTGCAACGTTCAGGCTCAGTACGTGGCTGAACGCGGCTTCGTTTTCCAGCAGTTTGGCCAGTTCTTTGGCCAGCAGGCTGATCGATTGTGGGGCTTTTTCGCCGCCGTAGATTACCGCAGGTACCATGGCAACGTTACGACGCAGGCGGCGGCTCGCACCTTTCCCCAGGTCGGAACGCACTTCGGCATTCAGGCTAAATTCAACAGTCATTTCACTTCTCCAAAATAACCAAACCGTCCGTTACGCTTGCGACCAGCGACGGGACGGTTGGTTGAAAGGCCTTGCCATCAGGGCAGGGCGTTTGCGTTCAGGGCGGGGTCCGGGTTAGCGGAACATCGCGCTGATCGATTCTTCATTGCTGATGCGGCGTACCGCTTCAGCGACTACCGGAGCAATATCCAGCTGGCGAATGCGCGAGCAGGATTGAGCGGCAGCGGACAGCGGGATGGTGTTGGTCACCACCAGCTCGTCGAGTACGGATTTTTCAATGTTTTCGATTGCGCGGCCAGACAGTACTGCGTGTGTGGCGTAAGCAAAGACTTTCGAGGCGCCGTGTTCTTTCAGCGCTTTAGCGGCGTGGCACAGGGTGCCTGCGGTATCCACCATGTCGTCGACCAGGATGCAGGTGCGGCCTTCAACATCACCGATGATGTGCATCACTTCGGAGTGGTTGGCTTTCTCGCGGCGCTTATCGATGATCGCCAGGTCAACACCCAAGGATTTGGCCACGGCACGAGCGCGCACCACGCCGCCGATATCCGGGGAGACAATCATCAGGTTTTCAAAGCGCTGGTCTTCGATATCGTCCACCAGTACTGGGGAACCGTAGATGTTATCTACCGGGATATCGAAAAAGCCCTGGATCTGATCCGCGTGCAGGTCGACGGTCAAAACCCGGTCGATGCCTACCACGGTGAGCATGTCAGCCACGACTTTGGCGCTGATGGCCACGCGCGCGGAGCGTGGGCGGCGATCTTGGCGGGCATAGCCAAAATAGGGGATAACAGCAGTAATTCGGGTCGCTGAGGAGCGGCGGAAGGCGTCTGCCATCACCACCAGTTCCATCAGGTTGTCATTGGTTGGCGCACACGTCGGTTGAATCAGGAAGACGTCTTTACCGCGGACGTTTTCGTTGATTTCAATCATGATTTCGCCGTCGGAGAATTTACCGACAGAAGCATCACCGAGGGGAATGTGCAGCTGACGTACGATACGTCGCGCCAGATCGGGGTTAGCGTTCCCCGTAAAGACCATCATCTTGGACACGCGCAGTACCTGCCGGCTGAGGGTATACCTGGATGAGTACAGAAAATGGCAGGGGCGGCTGGATTCGAACCAACGCATGGCAGGATCAAAACCTGCTGCCTTACCGCTTGGCGACGCCCCTGTATCCTGTGTAACCAAATGCTTTGAGTTGAGTATCCGCTCCAGGACGGAATGGCAGGGGCGGCTGGATTCGAACCAACGCATGGCAGGATCAAAACCTGCTGCCTTACCGCTTGGCGACGCCCCTACATGTACAACCCGTTGCTCTATTTAACTGCAGAGCATGCATCTACTTCCTGACCAGTGTTTCCAGCTTGCGGTGCAGCATCGAAATGTTACGACCTTGGGCAATGAAACTTGGCAAAGTGCCTGGA harbors:
- a CDS encoding 50S ribosomal protein L25/general stress protein Ctc, which produces MTVEFSLNAEVRSDLGKGASRRLRRNVAMVPAVIYGGEKAPQSISLLAKELAKLLENEAAFSHVLSLNVAGSTESVLIKALQRHPAKGYVLHADFVRVVAGQKLTAHVPLHFINQETSVGVKQQGGEVSHVLVEVEVSCLPKDLPEFIEVDMAAVEVGQIVHLADLKLPQGVELVALAHGNDLAVANIHASRVVKDEGAAE
- a CDS encoding ribose-phosphate pyrophosphokinase, whose amino-acid sequence is MSKMMVFTGNANPDLARRIVRQLHIPLGDASVGKFSDGEIMIEINENVRGKDVFLIQPTCAPTNDNLMELVVMADAFRRSSATRITAVIPYFGYARQDRRPRSARVAISAKVVADMLTVVGIDRVLTVDLHADQIQGFFDIPVDNIYGSPVLVDDIEDQRFENLMIVSPDIGGVVRARAVAKSLGVDLAIIDKRREKANHSEVMHIIGDVEGRTCILVDDMVDTAGTLCHAAKALKEHGASKVFAYATHAVLSGRAIENIEKSVLDELVVTNTIPLSAAAQSCSRIRQLDIAPVVAEAVRRISNEESISAMFR